CTGGATGAGTCCAAGATGTCCCAGTCGGAGGTGGCCCGGCGCTTCCAGGTCTCCCAGCCTCAGATCTCCCGCATCTGCAAGAATAAAGAGAAGCTGCTGGCGGACTGGTGCAGCGGCACGGCCAACCGGGAGCGCAAGCGCAAGCGGGAGTCCAAGTACAGCGGCATCGACGAGGCTCTGCTCTGCTGGTACCACATTGCCCGGGCCAAGGCCTGGGACGTGACGGGGCCCATGCTGCTCCACAAAGCCAAGGAGCTGGCCGACATCCTGGGCCAGGACTTTGTGCCCAGCATCGGCTGGCTGGTCCGCTGGAAACGCCGAAACAACGTGGGCTTCGGGGCCCGCCACATATTGGCACCTCCGTTCCCCCCTGAGCCGCCTCCCCCAGCTCCCACTCCCCAGGCCCAGCTGCCTCTTTCTCTTAAAGATTTCTCCCCAGAGgacatttttggctgtgttgaagTGCCCTTGCTGTATCGGGCAGTGCCCGGCAGAGTGGGTACGTGTGATCGGGTGCAGGTGCTGCTGTGTGCCAACAGCAGGGGCACAGAGAAACGGCGGCTGTTGGTCAGTGGGCCCCAGGCTGCCCCACGATGCTTCTTTGGGGTCAGCAGCGAGGCCCTGCCTGCCTCCTACCACCCTGACCTGGCCATCCCCTGGTCGGAGTGGTTGTCACAGTTCGATCGGGACATGGGGCGGCAGGGCCGGCAGGTGGCCTTGCTGATGGCTGCCCGAGTGGTGGAGGAGGTGGCAGGCCTGCCTGGGCTCTGCCACGTGAGGCTCTTGCCTCTGTCTGCTGCGAACCCCACACCGCCCCTGCCCAGCTCCGTGGTCCGGGCGTTTAAGGCCCATTACCGGCGGCGTCTGTTGAGCAAGCTGGCTGCCGCCCAGAGCGAGAGGGCTGGCACGTCGCTGGCTGAGGTCGGGGCGGGCATCACAGTTCTGGACGCTCTGCACATGGCAGCAGCGGCCTGGGCCAAGGTGCCTCTCCAGCTCATTGTGAGCAGCTTCATTCGGGAAGGGCTGGCTCCCGGCAAAACGCCACTGGCCCAGGACCAAGCCTCGGAGGTGCTGGAGGTGCTGCAGGTCCCTGGCGGGCTGAGCCTCGAAGAATTTTCCCGCTTTGTGGATCTGGAGAGTGAGGAGCCTGTGTCTGGAGCATGCAAAGAGGAGGTGGGCCCTGCAGATGAAGCGGGGGGAGGAGAGGACAGCTTCGAGCCCCTGCCCACCAAGGCTGATGCCCTCCAGGCTCTGGGCACCTTGAGGAGGTGGTTGGAGTGCAGTGGCACCACCCCAGAGCTATTTGAAAATTTCTATGCCTGTGAAGAGGGGGTGGAGCGACTCTGCTGCCTGTGAAGGGCTCTTCCTGCCGgagtccccttctctcctgtttcCCATGGAAACGCCATCTCTCAAAAGGCAGGTTGGGGGCTGGTCTCTTTCCTGTGGAAATGGAGCTTTTGTGAAAGGTGTTGAAGGGAGACAAGTTGGGAGACCAAGTCTAGGCTCTGAGTGAAAGTTGTCCAAGCCCTAGAGAAGAGAGTCTAAAGACAGGGCGGTAGGGCAGTGAAGCTCAGCTGTGTAGTTTCTGAACCTCTGTGGAGGCTGGGACTTAGGAAGGTGGAATAGGAATTTACAGACAGACCGACCCCTTGAACTTCGTGTTCAAAACACTTCTGCTTCTGGAAATAAAGCTTTTAATCAGAAAAGAGGCCAAGGTTTTGTTTTCATGTGcgtatgcgtgctaagtcatgtccaactctttgcgaccccatggactgtaactcaccaggctcctttgtccatggaattttcgaggcaagaatactggagtaggttgccattttctccccaaggggatcttaccgacccagggattgaaccggcgtcttgcgtctcctgcattggcaggcagattctttaccacggcgccacctgggaagcccattattttcATGAGAGGAGGGTATAGAAACTTTCAactcaggtttttttgtttgtgttttatgcaggccacttttaaagtctttattaaatttgttacaatactgtttctgttttatggtttggttttttacttcaaagtatgcaggatcttagctccctgaccaggatctGAACCCTcataccctgcattggaaggcgaagtcttaaccactggatcaccaaggaagtcccaagactCAGATTTTTTAAACTGATTGCCAAAGATTGCTGCCATGCAGCTGTCTAGAGCTGTCTGAGAATGACCAGGAGTGAACCTCCTCTCCCAGAATTCCGGCAAGAAGGAACCATGAAGGAACCCTGAAGGAACCATGAAGATTCCTCATGGGCTAACAGACAGACAGATTCCCAGGACATTCGGCTTCTCTGATCATCCCTCTCTTTGGTGAATTCATCTCTGTTGGGGTGCTGTCTGAGGAAGAAAAAGGGGCAGGCTAGGAACATTCTAGGGAAACAGAAGGAGCCAGAACATAgaagtcattcattttttttttttttttcccatttatctgATTATTTCACATCTCTTTAGCAAGGTTTCTTGAGGGCAAGGTTGCGAAGGTCGTGTCCCTGCCAGGCAGGACCTTGCAGACAGTGGCAGTGGAGTGTGATTAACGGTCATCCTAAAGGTGTGTGCACAGGGCTGTGAGCCTAGGAAGCCTCCGGAGGAGGGGAGCTTTGAGTTGCAGA
This window of the Capra hircus breed San Clemente chromosome 29, ASM170441v1, whole genome shotgun sequence genome carries:
- the TIGD3 gene encoding tigger transposable element-derived protein 3; the protein is MELCGKKKLHALSLAEKIQVLELLDESKMSQSEVARRFQVSQPQISRICKNKEKLLADWCSGTANRERKRKRESKYSGIDEALLCWYHIARAKAWDVTGPMLLHKAKELADILGQDFVPSIGWLVRWKRRNNVGFGARHILAPPFPPEPPPPAPTPQAQLPLSLKDFSPEDIFGCVEVPLLYRAVPGRVGTCDRVQVLLCANSRGTEKRRLLVSGPQAAPRCFFGVSSEALPASYHPDLAIPWSEWLSQFDRDMGRQGRQVALLMAARVVEEVAGLPGLCHVRLLPLSAANPTPPLPSSVVRAFKAHYRRRLLSKLAAAQSERAGTSLAEVGAGITVLDALHMAAAAWAKVPLQLIVSSFIREGLAPGKTPLAQDQASEVLEVLQVPGGLSLEEFSRFVDLESEEPVSGACKEEVGPADEAGGGEDSFEPLPTKADALQALGTLRRWLECSGTTPELFENFYACEEGVERLCCL